A single genomic interval of uncultured Pseudodesulfovibrio sp. harbors:
- a CDS encoding DnaJ C-terminal domain-containing protein, with translation MEYKDYYKLLGVSRSASGEEISRAFKKLARKYHPDLNPGNATAEAKFKEINEAYEVLKDEKKRKMYDQFGSNWEHGQNFQPPPGHERMHFGGGGGDFSDFFETIFGGGGPGGASFRGGFQQGGFGGGGFQQRPRRGSDSEAFYELTLEEAYRGGAKSITLQEQVSGPDGIPRMTTKTLEVKVPAGIKDGQKIRLASQGNPGMSGGPRGDLYLKIKLMPHHLYKVNDGDIILDLPLAPWEAALGATLRIPTLDGAVEMKIPPGIGSGKKLRIKGRGLGSGAKRGDQFVRIMIQAPDRLSSEERELWEELQAKSAFTPRNF, from the coding sequence ATGGAATATAAAGATTATTACAAGCTGCTTGGAGTTTCCCGGTCTGCATCCGGTGAGGAGATCAGCCGAGCCTTCAAGAAACTGGCCCGCAAATACCACCCCGATCTCAATCCGGGGAACGCTACTGCCGAGGCCAAGTTCAAGGAAATCAACGAGGCGTACGAAGTTCTCAAGGATGAGAAGAAACGGAAGATGTATGACCAGTTTGGTTCCAACTGGGAGCACGGACAGAATTTTCAGCCCCCGCCCGGTCATGAGCGCATGCATTTCGGCGGCGGTGGAGGCGACTTCTCCGATTTCTTTGAAACCATTTTCGGTGGCGGCGGTCCCGGCGGTGCGAGCTTTCGTGGCGGCTTCCAGCAGGGCGGCTTCGGTGGCGGAGGTTTTCAGCAGCGTCCTCGGCGCGGCAGCGATTCCGAGGCTTTTTATGAGCTGACCCTTGAGGAAGCGTATCGGGGCGGAGCCAAGTCCATCACGTTGCAGGAACAGGTGTCCGGTCCTGACGGCATTCCGCGAATGACCACCAAGACTCTTGAGGTCAAGGTGCCTGCGGGCATCAAGGACGGGCAGAAGATTCGTCTGGCCAGTCAGGGAAATCCCGGCATGTCCGGCGGGCCCCGCGGTGATCTGTATCTCAAGATCAAGCTGATGCCGCATCATCTCTACAAGGTGAATGACGGCGACATCATTCTCGACCTGCCGCTGGCTCCGTGGGAAGCCGCGCTCGGTGCGACCCTGCGTATTCCGACGCTGGACGGTGCGGTCGAGATGAAGATCCCCCCGGGCATCGGTTCCGGCAAGAAACTTCGTATCAAGGGCAGGGGACTCGGCAGCGGCGCGAAACGTGGCGATCAGTTCGTGCGTATCATGATTCAGGCTCCGGACCGCCTCTCTTCCGAGGAGCGGGAGCTGTGGGAGGAACTTCAGGCTAAATCGGCATTCACGCCGAGGAATTTTTAA
- a CDS encoding chaperone modulator CbpM — translation MTSDRLKQMMRIPGLNLPERSEYVAWAELVELTAIEPAEMAELVDLGWINPTRTCAEDYLFRLRDVYRIHKLMRLVKDLDVSFNSGSIIVDLLERVEELETEIEELKRLV, via the coding sequence ATGACATCTGATCGACTCAAGCAAATGATGCGGATACCCGGCCTCAACCTGCCGGAACGTTCCGAATATGTAGCGTGGGCAGAGTTGGTTGAACTGACTGCCATTGAACCTGCCGAGATGGCCGAGCTGGTCGATCTCGGCTGGATCAACCCGACCCGGACCTGTGCGGAGGACTATCTTTTCCGTCTGCGTGACGTGTACCGCATCCACAAGCTGATGCGGCTGGTCAAGGACCTCGACGTATCCTTCAACAGCGGCAGCATCATTGTCGACCTGCTGGAGCGTGTCGAGGAACTGGAGACCGAAATCGAGGAGTTGAAGCGGCTGGTGTAG
- a CDS encoding rhomboid family intramembrane serine protease yields the protein MIPIRDNVPRVSAPIAVSAVILVNALVFLFAKSLDLRSQMHLFYLFGVVPARFFEPEWATWAGYPQTMGWPLLTYMFLHGGWIHIILNMWMLWIFGDNIEDVTGHGGFILFYVLCGLAAVGLHMVFEQTSTIPVVGASGAVAGVMGAYIMLYPHGRVLTLVPIVFIPLFLRLPSVLFLGVWFLSQILSGVLSVSRETHEVAWWAHVGGFVAGIILIRVFRRRGTCRYCYNPDTKDYDPESENES from the coding sequence AGGGTGTCCGCACCCATTGCCGTGAGTGCGGTGATTCTTGTCAACGCGCTTGTGTTCCTGTTTGCGAAAAGTTTGGATCTGCGATCGCAGATGCACCTGTTTTATTTGTTCGGCGTGGTCCCTGCGCGGTTCTTTGAGCCGGAGTGGGCGACATGGGCCGGGTATCCCCAGACCATGGGCTGGCCGCTGCTGACCTACATGTTCCTGCACGGGGGATGGATACATATCATCCTGAACATGTGGATGCTCTGGATTTTCGGTGACAATATCGAGGATGTCACCGGCCACGGCGGGTTCATTCTGTTTTATGTATTGTGCGGCTTGGCAGCGGTGGGGCTACATATGGTGTTTGAGCAGACCTCGACCATACCTGTGGTGGGAGCTTCCGGTGCGGTGGCAGGCGTCATGGGGGCGTATATCATGCTTTATCCCCATGGGCGGGTGCTGACGCTTGTGCCGATTGTTTTCATTCCATTGTTTCTGCGGCTGCCGTCCGTGCTGTTTCTTGGCGTGTGGTTTCTTTCCCAGATACTTTCCGGCGTCCTGTCTGTCTCCCGGGAGACGCACGAGGTGGCATGGTGGGCGCATGTGGGCGGTTTTGTGGCCGGCATTATCCTGATTCGTGTATTCAGGCGGCGCGGGACATGCCGTTACTGCTACAACCCCGATACCAAGGATTATGACCCCGAATCGGAAAACGAATCCTAG
- a CDS encoding alkaline phosphatase family protein, which produces MPKTCVLIVLDGLGDRSHAAFGHKTPLQAAETPCLDRLATMGGTGLFHADKVGRPLPSENAHFTIFGSPKNEFPGRGYLEALGCDIPIGENDVAVLTHFICVLETLDRQLTLKYDRICGTGEEIDALYDAASEFESQGITFKLHRTGRMFSVLTMHGDVSPYFTDSNPMLEGRFISQIRPLEKYANDPATIRSAKALGEYIEWTYHQLNKVPQNELRIKQKLPPINGIVTQRAGRWVPHTSMRGRYGLTGLSVASGPVNKGLADYLGMDFQQVKDTRDPGRDLASRLAIAQESLDNYNFIHIHSKAPDKAGHNKNPRAKVRIIESIDRGLADSIEPLLDNDDVFVVIMGDHSSAASGGLIHSGEPVPVMFIGDGIRRDNVTQFDEINVAGGALGFLRGDEILHMILNHLDKARLAGTHDAPLPQEFWPGDYDPFLVEPEITKEDDE; this is translated from the coding sequence GTGCCGAAAACCTGTGTACTCATAGTTCTCGACGGACTGGGTGACCGCTCACATGCCGCCTTTGGCCACAAAACCCCTCTTCAGGCCGCAGAAACCCCCTGCCTCGACCGGCTGGCGACCATGGGCGGCACAGGCCTGTTCCACGCCGACAAGGTGGGCCGCCCCCTGCCCAGTGAAAACGCACATTTCACCATATTCGGAAGCCCGAAAAACGAATTTCCCGGACGCGGATATCTCGAAGCCCTCGGCTGCGACATCCCTATCGGGGAAAACGACGTCGCCGTTCTGACCCACTTCATCTGCGTCCTTGAAACACTGGATCGGCAACTGACTCTCAAGTACGACCGCATTTGCGGCACGGGTGAGGAAATTGACGCCCTGTACGACGCGGCCTCGGAATTCGAAAGCCAAGGCATCACTTTCAAACTCCACCGCACAGGCCGCATGTTCAGCGTGCTCACCATGCACGGTGACGTCAGTCCGTACTTCACCGACTCCAACCCCATGCTTGAAGGCCGCTTCATTTCACAGATCAGGCCGCTTGAGAAGTATGCAAACGATCCCGCTACCATCCGCAGTGCAAAGGCTCTGGGCGAGTATATTGAATGGACCTATCATCAGTTAAACAAGGTCCCGCAGAACGAACTGCGAATCAAACAGAAACTTCCGCCCATCAACGGCATAGTCACACAGCGTGCAGGTCGGTGGGTGCCCCACACGTCCATGCGCGGCCGGTACGGCCTCACAGGGCTGTCCGTTGCCAGCGGCCCGGTCAACAAAGGGCTGGCCGATTATCTGGGCATGGATTTCCAGCAGGTCAAAGACACCCGCGATCCGGGCCGCGATCTGGCAAGTCGTCTGGCTATCGCGCAGGAATCGCTGGACAACTACAATTTCATCCACATCCACTCCAAGGCACCGGACAAGGCGGGACACAACAAGAATCCCCGCGCGAAAGTCCGCATCATCGAGTCCATCGACCGGGGACTGGCCGACTCCATCGAACCGCTGCTCGACAACGACGACGTCTTCGTGGTCATCATGGGCGATCACTCCTCCGCTGCCAGCGGCGGCCTGATCCACTCGGGCGAACCCGTTCCGGTCATGTTCATCGGTGACGGCATACGCCGGGACAACGTCACGCAGTTCGACGAGATCAACGTCGCAGGCGGCGCACTGGGCTTCCTGCGCGGCGATGAAATCCTGCACATGATTCTCAACCATCTCGACAAGGCACGTCTGGCCGGAACCCACGACGCTCCCCTGCCACAGGAATTCTGGCCCGGAGATTACGATCCGTTCCTCGTTGAACCTGAAATCACGAAGGAAGACGACGAATAG
- a CDS encoding BON domain-containing protein — protein MNFISKSTICLIVIVCAMINIAWTPWGSIYESARDERSVVDQAADKQISLSIKAKLADRDKGKALKVHVYCFLRHVYLVGAIDDTAFRSFAVATAKATEDVKKVTKYFVRESDTMTSDLEIATRVRAKLVAEEDLSSTQIENEVMNGEVVMLGMVRSKADARLAIKLTKSVEGVRKVTSFLITP, from the coding sequence ATGAATTTCATTTCCAAGTCTACAATCTGTCTGATCGTCATCGTTTGTGCCATGATAAACATCGCGTGGACTCCATGGGGCAGCATTTACGAATCGGCACGCGACGAACGAAGCGTGGTCGACCAGGCCGCCGACAAACAGATATCACTGTCCATCAAGGCCAAACTCGCTGACCGGGACAAGGGAAAGGCCCTGAAGGTACATGTCTACTGTTTCCTACGCCACGTCTACCTTGTCGGAGCGATCGACGACACGGCATTCCGGAGCTTCGCTGTCGCAACTGCCAAAGCAACCGAGGATGTCAAAAAGGTGACCAAATACTTCGTCAGGGAAAGCGACACCATGACCAGCGACCTTGAAATCGCCACACGGGTCCGTGCCAAACTGGTGGCCGAAGAAGACCTCAGCTCCACACAGATAGAAAACGAAGTCATGAACGGCGAAGTGGTCATGCTCGGCATGGTGCGTTCCAAGGCCGATGCCCGACTGGCCATCAAGCTGACCAAAAGCGTGGAAGGCGTTCGAAAAGTGACATCGTTCCTCATAACGCCCTAG